gagagagaaggcctCTGGGGTAGAATGTGNNNNNNNNNNNNNNNNNNNNNNNNNNNNNNNNNNNNNNNNNNNNNNNNNNNNNNNNNNNNNNNNNNNNNNNNNNNNNNNNNNNNNNNNNNNNNNNNNNNNGCGGTGGGGCTGAGAGGGGTTAGAGGAGAGGGGCCCCGGCGGCGGAGGAGGACGGCGCTGAGCAACCGGCACGGGAAGAGGCATGGGAAGAAATCCAAATCCAGGTGCAGCAAAAAGGCGCTGCACGTGAATTTCAAAGAGCTGGGCTGGGACGACTGGATCATCGCGCCTCTGGACTACGAGGCGTACCACTGCGAGGGGGTGTGCGACTTCCCCCTGCGGTCGCACCTCGAGCCGACCAACCACGCCATCATACAGACGCTCATGAACTCCATGGACCCCAACAGTACCCCGCCCAGCTGCTGCGTCCCCACCAAGCTCAGCCCCATCAGCATCCTGTACATAGACTCGGGCAACAACGTGGTGTACAAACAGTACGAGGACATGGTGGTGGAGCAGTGTGGGTGCAGGTAGCGCTCCTTACATaatatgcattaaaaaaacaacaacaaactttaaaagacagagaaatCAAAGTTAAGTCTTGATGGGTCCCAGGTTGAAGATACGAAACCCTCACAGGTCTGACATGCCTTGACGCATGACTTGTCTTTATTGAAAAGGGATGCACACCATGGCGCTATTTATTCAGACTCAGTACAGTCCCGATAAGTCCCCTCTCTGCCTCAACGCGTTACGCCTTGATCCCCAACCAACAAGTCCTCACTCATCAGACAGGCTTCTGTTTCCCAGTGAGTGAGGCGGGTCCATTATGGCACAAGGGCTGGGTACGAGGCGAGATGCACGGGGCCTATTGAGCGCGATTGTGCACCTGTTCGTGCCGAGGCCAGAGGACAGTGGGCTTCGGCTGTCAGCGCCTCATTGTTGCAGCTCTGCCGTGTGATCCTGCCTGCCAGGCCGGACTCTTTTGGGTATGTGCATCCAGGCCGTAATTGCCACTGTCCAGCTGGAGTCATTACAGGCCCGAGCAAGTGCCTGTTCTCCAAATAAAGGGGGCGAATGTCGaatctaccacacacacacacacacacacacacacacacacacacacacacacacacacacacacacacacacacacacacacacacacacacacacacacacacacacacacacacacacacacacacacactggtctgAGGAGAGGAGATAAGATGGTGATGGGAATGCCTTCAAGAGATTTTTTGCCTTACTGGAGAGCATTTGAGAGGCGTCGTGCGCCTTTGTGGACAGAAAGGACACAACACCAGGCTCGTGCCTATCTGGGGCcctgtttgtaaaaaaacaacaaaaaaagcacacaaatatGAGGCGAACTTTTTGCTCAAAAGTCTGCATCTTTACGAAATGCACTTCCACGCCTGACTGCGCCAGGGACCCGCGGTCAGCGAAGACAACAAAGACTCTCAAACGAgactttaatatttaaatgcacATTAGCTTTGAATGCACTGctgttcattattattttttttagatgtataTATTTGTACAGTCGAAAACTTTACAAAGTGCTACGAATGAAGAAATGAGAAAACGGcatttctttgtaaatatacaaaatgcACTCAAATCGGTATAATTTCTAttctataattattttattatttgtgatGTACAGAGTTCCATGATAATCATATATTTCTTACATTGATAAGAGTAATTTAAGCTGTATTCGATATTGTTCTTGCAGAGGGTGGAAATACCATTATTAATGTCTACCTCATAATTGCATAGGATCTGAGTTTTGAGGTGCATTCAGTTAGAGTGTAAAGAGCTTTTACAATGATATATAAGatcatttatatacatatattattacTGGGTACTATTCCACACCAttactgtacaaataaaattCCAAACTAAGTCTACCAGCCTGGTACTTCTGATGATTAATGCAACCCCCCCTTTCTgtgctttcatttatttcatttgaagtgtttttaagAGTT
The genomic region above belongs to Etheostoma cragini isolate CJK2018 chromosome 6, CSU_Ecrag_1.0, whole genome shotgun sequence and contains:
- the gdf6a gene encoding growth/differentiation factor 6-A, with amino-acid sequence MDASRLVTLYLGMLLLFLGNIPCFQSAAIISPSAPRRNRGARISHPDGQRSSKILKDIFASTHPIVGHHKEDIKDSIVPHEYMLSIYRTYSAAEKLGLNASFFRSSKSANTITSFVDRGTGVRGEGPRRRRRTALSNRHGKRHGKKSKSRCSKKALHVNFKELGWDDWIIAPLDYEAYHCEGVCDFPLRSHLEPTNHAIIQTLMNSMDPNSTPPSCCVPTKLSPISILYIDSGNNVVYKQYEDMVVEQCGCR